Proteins encoded by one window of Lathyrus oleraceus cultivar Zhongwan6 chromosome 1, CAAS_Psat_ZW6_1.0, whole genome shotgun sequence:
- the LOC127124527 gene encoding ATPase family AAA domain-containing protein FIGL1 — MEESKKCWRKEVDENLKRLHSLLFGAERAIENHDFSSAYILSLRLIGFLDSHSQTETDQAFIQHIRRQALTYLHTARKSLTPVINRQAFEQVKRSSGPVFGTTGDIDIDKIRNSKYFQALKPSKEKDCNQLVNQLRKQNKTEKEASKEGVQATLTSLYGKSSLRTINGSKSFFNLKNNSSEDCMIIRRPQSHPINTKGPDFSSVIEVEGEERAYGNTFSTKRAHTEYNSPRVGYVKSPSSKEEVNPDVAGNGFVTARAKLEMDVKQKRGAIGSPNASVSPQCDNNSANRPYGGRSYGVPRRGIRGNFVPPIKSNGNNTGNITSRNAGKGDDSLDESTKKCLEILCGPDGELPEKLRNLEPRLIEHVSNEIMDKNPDVHWDDIAGLKHAKRCVNEMVVFPLQRPDLFTGCRSPGRGLLLFGPPGTGKTMIGKAIAGEAKATFFYISASSLTSKWIGEGEKLVRALFGVASCRQPAVIFVDEIDSLLSQRKSDGEHESSRRLKTQFLIEMEGFEGGNEQILLIGATNRPQELDEAARRRLTKRLYIPLPSAEARGCIARTLLEKDGLLNLSKEEMDIICNITDGYSGSDMKNLVKDASLGPLRELVRQGIDITKLKKEDMRPITLQDFENSLNEVRPSVSPNELGTYEEWNKKFGSLAL; from the exons ATGGAAGAATCTAAAAAATGTTGGAGAAAAGAAGTAGACGAAAATCTCAAGAGACTACACTCTCTCTTGTTCGGCGCAGAACGCGCCATTGAAAACCACGATTTCTCCTCCGCATACATCCTCTCTCTTCGTCTCATCGGATTCCTTGATTCTCATTCTCAAACGGAAACCGATCAAGCTTTCATTCAACACATTCGTCGTCAAGCCTTAACCTACCTTCACACAGCCAGAAAATCGCTAACTCCAGTAATTAATCG CCAAGCTTTTGAGCAAGTAAAGAGGTCATCAGGACCTGTTTTTGGCACAACAGGAGATATTGACATTGACAAGATACGGAATTCAAAATATTTTCAAGCTCTCAAACCATCTAAAGAAAAAGATTGCAATCAATTG GTCAATCAATTGAGGAAgcaaaacaaaacagaaaaggaagCCTCAAAGGAAGGGGTGCAAGCAACGTTAACATCTTTGTATGGGAAAAGCAGTTTGAGGACTATTAATGGTTCCAAAAGTTTTTTCAACTTGAAAAATAATAGCTCCGAGGACTGCATGATTATTAGAAGGCCTCAATCACATCCCATCAATACAAAGGGTCCTGACTTCTCTTCTGTTATTGAGGTTGAAGGAGAGGAACGAGCTTATGGTAACACTTTTTCAACAAAACGTGCACACACTGAATATAACAGCCCAAGAGTTGGCTATGTCAAGTCACCTTCAAGCAAGGAAGAAGTTAATCCCGATGTTGCTGGCAATGGGTTTGTTACTGCCAGAGCAAAGTTG GAAATGGATGTAAAGCAAAAGCGAGGTGCCATTGGTTCTCCCAATGCATCTGTCTCACCACAATGCGACAACAATTCTGCCAACAGGCCATATGGTGGGAGATCATATGGTGTTCCACGACGTGGCATCCGTGGTAATTTTGTCCCTCCTATTAAATCCAATGGGAACAATACTGGAAATATAACTTCCCGAAATGCTGGAAAGGGTGATGATTCTTTAGACGAATCAACAAAAAAATG TTTGGAAATCCTGTGTGGCCCTGATGGTGAACTTCCTGAGAAGTTAAGGAATTTAGAACCTCGCCTCATTGAGCATGTCAGTAACGAGATTATGGATAAAAATCCCGATGTCCACTGGGATGACATTG CTGGATTAAAACATGCCAAACGTTGTGTCAATGAGATGGTCGTATTTCCTCTGCAACGTCCTGACTTATTTACGGGCTGCCGTTCTCCTGGGAGAGGCCTGCTTCTTTTTGGTCCACCA GGAACTGGTAAAACAATGATAGGAAAAGCCATAGCTGGGGAGGCAAAAGCAACCTTCTTTTACATATCTGCAAGCTCGTTGACCAGCAAGTGG ATTGGTGAAGGTGAAAAGCTAGTAAGAGCACTCTTTGGAGTGGCCAGTTGTCGTCAGCCAGCTGTAATTTTTGTTGATGAAATAGATTCTCTTTTGTCTCAG CGTAAGTCAGACGGTGAGCATGAATCAAGTAGAAGGCTAAAGACACAGTTTCTTATTGAAATGGAAGGCTTTGAAGGTGGTAACGAGCAAATTCTGCTTATAG GGGCAACAAATCGTCCTCAAGAGCTTGATGAAGCAGCGCGAAGGAGACTTACTAAAAGACTATATATTCCTCTACCATCCGCAG AGGCAAGAGGTTGCATTGCACGTACCCTTTTAGAGAAGGATGGATTATTAAATCTATCAAAGGAGGAAATGGATATTATATGTAACATTACTGATG GTTATTCAGGATCAGACATGAAAAACTTAGTGAAGGACGCATCATTGGGTCCCTTGAGAGAGTTAGTGAGACAAGGTATAGACATTACAAAGTTGAAAAAGGAAGATATGAGGCCAATAACTCTTCAG GATTTTGAGAATTCCCTGAATGAGGTGAGGCCTTCTGTTTCACCCAATGAACTTGGAACTTATGAGGAATGGAACAAGAAATTTGGAAGCTTAGCACTTTAG
- the LOC127124511 gene encoding SWI/SNF complex component SNF12 homolog yields MSVNNNNPSKGIGGSSSSFGNAGMQSPSMSTNPVFSQAQAQAQAQAQAQIAAGFQGQFPQSQAHAIVQAQSKAQAQAQAHAQAAAVAHAQLQAHLQAQGLTLNQNQVGGLGNLGVSSSSMSTPAKRGPLKPPMRPVGFSPQNNFSPLRPMELTPAARRKKQKLPEKQMQERVAAILPESALYTQLLEFESRIDAALSRKKVDIQEALKNPPCIQKTLRIYVFNTFANQIRTIPKKPNAEPPTWTLKIVGRILEDGVDPDQPGVVQKQSSMYPKFSTFFKKVIISLDQRLYPDNNIIVWENSRSPAPQEGFEVKRKGDKEFTVNIRLEMNYAPEKFKLSTALTEVLGIEVDTRPRIIAAIWHYVKARKLQNPNDPSFFHCDQALQKVFGEEKVKFTTVSQKISQHLFPPQPIMLEHQIKLSGNSPAGSGCYDVTVDVPFPIQRELSALLANVEKNKEIETCDEAICGIIRKIHEHRRRRAFFLGFSQSPVEFINALIESQSRDLKTAAGEPSRSAEKERKSDFFNQPWVEDAVIRYLNRKPAAGSDAPGST; encoded by the exons ATGTCTGTGAACAATAATAACCCTTCAAAAGGCATTGGTGGATCTTCATCCTCCTTTGGAAATGCTGGAATGCAATCCCCTTCTATGTCTACAAACCCTGTGTTTTCACAAGCCCAAGCCCAAGCCCAGGCCCAGGCCCAAGCCCAAATTGCTGCTGGTTTTCAAGGGCAGTTTCCACAGTCTCAAGCTCATGCCATTGTTCAAGCACAGTCTAAGGCTCAGGCTCAAGCTCAGGCTCATGCACAAGCTGCGGCCGTAGCTCATGCTCAACTCCAGGCTCATTTGCAAGCTCAAGGGTTGACTCTTAACCAGAATCAGGTTGGTGGTTTGGGGAATTTAGGGGTTTCGTCGTCGTCTATGTCTACGCCTGCGAAACGAGGTCCTTTGAAACCACCTATGCGGCCGGTTGGATTTTCGCCTCAAAATAATTTCTCGCCGTTGAGACCGATGGAACTCACGCCTGCTGCAAGGAGGAAGAAGCAGAAGCTTCCTGAGAAACAGATGCAGGAAAGAGTGGCTGCTATCCTGCCTGAATCGGCTCTTTATACACAGCTTCTCGAGTTTGAGTCTCGTATTGATGCCGCGCTTTCTAGAAAGAAGGTTGATATCCAGGAAGCGCTGAAAAATCCGCCTTGTATTCAGAAAACTCTCCGTATCTATGTATTTAACACATTTGCTAATCAAATTCGCACGATACCTAAGAAGCCGAACGCCGAGCCTCCTACATGGACACTGAAGATAGTTGGGAGGATATTGGAAGATGGTGTTGATCCTGATCAGCCAGGAGTAGTTCAGAAGCAGTCTTCAATGTATCCTAAGTTCTCGACTTTTTTCAAAAAAGTAATAATTTCTTTGGATCAGAGGCTATATCCTGATAACAACATTATTGTGTGGGAGAATTCTCGATCACCTGCTCCTCAAGAAGGTTTTGAAGTGAAGAGGAAAGGGGATAAAGAATTTACGGTGAATATACGGCTGGAAATGAATTATGCACCTGAGAAGTTTAAGCTTTCGACGGCATTGACAGAAGTTCTTGGTATCGAGGTTGATACCCGTCCGAGAATTATTGCTGCGATCTGGCACTATGTGAAGGCTAGGAAACTGCAAAACCCTAACGACCCTTCATTTTTTCACTGTGATCAAGCTCTTCAGAAAGTATTCGGTGAAGAAAAAGTGAAGTTCACAACAGTTTCGCAAAAAATATCGCAACATTTGTTCCCTCCACAGCCTATAATGTTGGAGCATCAGATCAAACTCTCGGGAAATAGTCCAGCCGGGAGTGGTTGTTATGATGTGACTGTTGATGTTCCTTTTCCTATTCAAAGAGAGTTGTCTGCACTATTGGCTAATGTCGAGAAGAATAAAGAGATTGAAACATGTGATGAAGCGATATGCGGAATCATCAGAAAAATTCACGAGCACCGAAGGAGACGGGCATTTTTTCTTGGTTTTAGTCAATCTCCGGTAGAATTTATTAATGCCTTGATTGAATCTCAAAGCCGGGATCTGAAAACTGCAGCTGGTGAACCTAGTCGCAGCGCGGAAAAAGAGCGTAAATCTGATTTTTTCAACCAACCATG GGTTGAAGATGCTGTTATTCGATATTTGAATCGCAAACCAGCTGCAGGAAGTGATGCACCGGGAAGCACATAA